One Papaver somniferum cultivar HN1 chromosome 10, ASM357369v1, whole genome shotgun sequence genomic window carries:
- the LOC113315919 gene encoding uncharacterized protein LOC113315919 — translation MIQAVSSYSAGLKGTFDHMDVNKKLLDAAIRQKELAEMENLRLQLQQEQERSLGLEKRLAETQAEMSSIDADAASEYRLLKRKLDIELSHVDNLRQIIVNKDDNIDRKDAELEQLRDELIRYQRFEYVSEEMNNLRVNLSRAQGIVADKTLLDDNLESQCGRLRLQIRDFHVDRKRILKEKDTAERSIQELRERLRQFDEVSRNLEWVQAQLSGLQLAHDQQKDGWSDHKKHFPTNEFNKQHYNELTAKISALECSLLKSEETVKVLFPFLEVEQGKVKPLEEETVRLKVRETQLLGQVATAEAASTQLTQDLATEKERFNTELVSKVKEGVKAVMEKKRADAAAKKVGSPKAIVSSKSSSLARIRSAEMFLLQALVLVVGIITSVGRMASVPYISIKGDKPVASLRVVLYAHRTL, via the exons ATGATCCAGGCCGTATCCTCGTATTCTGCTGGTCTGAAGGGCACCTTTGATCATATG GATGTCAATAAGAAGTTGCTAGATGCAGCCATACGGCAAAAGGAGTTAGCAGAAATGGAGAACCTTCGCCTTCAATTGCAACAAGAGCAGGAGCGATCCCTAGGACTAGAAAAACGGCTAGCCGAGACCCAAG CCGAGATGTCTAGTATAGATGCCGATGCAGCTTCTGAATATCGTTTGTTAAAGAGAAAATTGGATATTGAGCTGAGCCATGTTGACAATCTCCGCCAAATAATTGTGAATAAGGACGATAATATAGATCGAAAAGATGCCGAGCTCGAGCAACTTCGAGATGAGCTAATTCGATATCAAAGATTTGAGTATGTGTCGGAAGAGATGAACAATCTTCGGGTGAATTTGTCTCGGGCCCAAGGGATTGTTGCCGATAAAACGTTGTTGGATGACAACTTGGAAAGTCAGTGTGGTAGGTTGAGACTTCAGATTAGGGATTTTCATGTTGATCGCAAACGGATACTGAAAGAGAAAGATACTGCTGAAAGGTCTATCCAAGAATTAAGGGAGAGACTTCGACAATTTGATGAGGTATCCCGAAATTTGGAGTGGGTTCAGGCTCAGTTGTCGGGCCTGCAGTTGGCTCATGATCAGCAGAAGGATGGCTGGAGCGACCACAAAAAACATTTCCCCACCAATGAGTTCAACAAACAGCACTATAACGAGTTAACTGCTAAGATCTCGGCCCTCGAGTGTAGCTTACTTAAGTCCGAGGAAACCGTTAAAGTACTTTTTCCCTTTCTTGAAG TTGAGCAAGGAAAAGTGAAGCCTTTGGAGGAAGAGACTGTTCGACTGAAGGTGAGGGAGACCCAACTACTCGGGCAGGTAGCTACCGCTGAGGCGGCATCGACTCAACTGACTCAGGATCTTGCTACCGAGAAGGAGAGGTTCAATACTGAGCTTGTCTCCAAGGTGAAAGAAGGTGTGAAGGCGGTCATGGAAAAGAAACGGGCCGATGCTGCTGCTAAGAAGGTTGGTTCCCCCAAAGCCATAG tttcttctaaatcatcgagcTTAGCCAGAATAAGGTCTGCTGAAATGTTCCTTCTCCAAGCCTTGGTCCTTGTAGTAGGTATCATTACCTCAGTTGGAAGGATGGCTTCAGTCCCATATATTAGCATAAAAGGTGATAAGCCTGTCGCGTCCCTGCGGGTGGTCCTATATGCCCACAGAACATTGTAG
- the LOC113315920 gene encoding uncharacterized protein LOC113315920, with amino-acid sequence MGEEEKPLYFIRKTMNPAEKNYTRIEQLILALVFATQKLRTYFQTHRIRVLTKSSIESVLDNAARSGRISKWSAQIKQFDIFYETRTAVKAQAVADFLADFHLDDEDKIEDIPGMEEDREDPSDLLETCIPTRWEVFVDGSSNKDGSGLGLVFTTPKGKKMVHSFRIEFKATNNVTEYEAVIHALRMIVEMGIHDIRLASDSQLVIRQINGKYAIHDPVMQKYWEIAQFYIVQIQNIKFRHICRKDNRHSDALENIASMLTDSSIEGIRVMRIPMPSVPEPVDKKSYVTVTTADKYEDGDWRKPIHQYLETGELPKGRPEINKIKSKAAAYKLRDGVLYMKSYLWPLLRCLSKEEGNSILNELHYGAAGNHSSVRILAPRAKTMGYFCPYMNEDAKHMALICDKCQRFGKKIHAPAVTMNSVISPWPFAKWGINIVGPLHVRSGQGKYLILATDYFTKLVEAAPLRHIRDKDVFHFIWEHIICRFVVPAAIVSDSGNNSKARTLAYCLTPTTSAKPRQRPSTRKVIGRPRSRTKP; translated from the coding sequence ATGGGGGAAGAAGAGAAGCCTTTGTACTTCATAAGAAAAACCATGAACCCAGCGGAGAAGAACTACACTAGGATTGAGCAATTGATACTAGCCCTAGTATTTGCAACACAAAAACTTCGAACGTACTTCCAAACTCACAGAATTCGAGTGCTTACGAAGTCTTCCATAGAATCAGTACTCGACAATGCAGCGAGGTCGGGACGGATCTCTAAATGGAGTGCTCAAATCAAACAGTTCGATATCTTCTATGAGACGAGAACGGCAGTAAAGGCACAGGCAGTGGCCGACTTTCTGGCAGATTTCCATTTAGACGACGAGGACAAAATTGAAGACATCCCGGGCATGGAAGAAGACCGAGAAGATCCCTCCGACCTCCTTGAAACTTGCATTCCAAcgcgatgggaagtcttcgtcgacgggtCATCCAATAAAGATGGGTCGGGCCTAGGGCTAGTCTTCACCACACcaaaggggaagaagatggttcacTCCTTTAGGATTGAATTTAAGGCAACAAATAATGTCACCGAGTACGAGGCCGTGATACATGCTTTACGGATGATAGTAGAAATGGGGATTCACGACATAAGACTGGCGAGTGACTCTCAGCTAGTCATTAGGCAGATCAATGGGAAGTATGCTATACATGACCCAGTAATGCAGAAGTATTGGGAGATCGCCCAATTTTATATCGTCCAGATACAaaacatcaagttccgacacATCTGCAGAAAAGATAATCGACATTCAGATGCACTGGAAAACATCGCCTCCATGTTAACAGACTCGAGCATTGAAGGCATCAGAGTCATGAGAATCCCGATGCCATCTGTACCTGAGCCAGTAGACAAAAAATCATATGTAACGGTAACTACAGCTGATAAATACGAAGACGGCGATTGGCGAAAACCCATTCACCAATATCTGGAGACGGGAGAGTTGCCTAAAGGacgacccgagatcaacaaaatcaaaagcaaagcaGCGGCATACAAACTACGAGACGGTGTTCTGTATATGAAGTCCTACCTATGGCCACTATTAAGGTGCCTAAGCAAAGAAGAAGGGAACTCAATATTGAATGAGCTACATTATGGGGCCGCGGGCAATCACAGCTCGGTACGAATCCTGGCACCCCGAGCTAAGACCATGGGATATTTTTGTCCCTACATGAACGAAGATGCAAAGCACATGGCATTAATTTGCGATAAATGCCAAAGGTTTGGAAAAAAGATACATGCGCCTGCAGTAACTATGAACTCAGTGATAAGTCCCTGGCCCTTTGCCAAGTGGGGGATCAATATCGTAGGACCTTTACATGTCAGGTCGGGGCAGGGAAAATATTTAATCCTAGCTACTGACTACTTCACCAAATTGGTGGAAGCTGCACCACTAAGGCACATTCGGGATAAGGACGTTTTTCACTTCATCTGGGAACACATTATCTGTCGTTTTGTCGTGCCAGCGGCAATCGTCTCGGACAGTGGAAACAACTCCAAGGCAAGAACATTGGCCTATTgtttaacacctacaacatccGCAAAACCAAGGCAACGCCCATCTACCCGCAAAGTAATTGGCAGGCCGAGATCACGAACAAAACCATAG